Proteins co-encoded in one Epinephelus moara isolate mb chromosome 13, YSFRI_EMoa_1.0, whole genome shotgun sequence genomic window:
- the mmp21 gene encoding matrix metallopeptidase-21, whose protein sequence is MLTSIQLMILLFWTSISSADAEKLFHNRDHSDVQTLDSHQAEVITDKYTAELFLSRYGFIKPVNWDEIQFEDSDTPFTDDFLDGLEDTIQEGTSVHHSRDAGDQGDRNSLTESEAFISALKEFQRVSGLPATGVFDEATKQAMNKPRCGVPDKEIDLDTPVAPENSSASDTENSSSNTFIETESNNTASNITTDTYFGSLNSFEDDIFNGNDTQSILTGISNYTSMNYTDFYDPFLNNTSPNSAHYITMDGQVVNISVSTHQSEAVQRRKRHLAALVSKSRRKRDLSETGYMAFSKRMLKWRLIGEGYSSQLSIEDQRYIFRLAFRMWSEVSPLEFVEDTRSPLEDVDIRLGFGTGRHLGCNQRFDGTGQEFAHAWFLGDIHFDDDEHFTAPNAGSGISLLKVAVHEIGHVLGLPHIYRAGSIMQPSYLPQETGFEMDWMDRKAIQHLYGACKGRFNTAFDWIRKERTPYGEVVIRFNTYFMRDGWYWLYENRHNRTRFGDPVALQAGWRGIPVDGVDAYVHVWSRKRDAVYFFKGAQFWRYDTENDQAYRQDPEGHHYPRLISEGFPGVFSPIDTAFYDRRDSRIYFFRGTLVYAFDVEANSLARGFPKNIRDVFPPVVSGDHPDGNIDAAYFSYTHNAIFLLKGTHFWQVVGSRERWRRPFLPQNGLLPHKEVDQHWFDICNVHPTALKLTR, encoded by the exons ATGCTGACTTCTATCCAGCTGATGATTTTGCTTTTCTGGACGAGCATTAGCTCAGCTGATGCAGAGAAACTTTTCCATAATCGGGATCATTCTGATGTGCAGACCCTTGATTCTCACCAAGCTGAGGTTATAACAGACAAGTACACAGCCGAG TTATTTCTCTCTAGATATGGATTCATTAAGCCAGTGAACTGGGACGAGATCCAGTTTGAAGATTCAGACACCCCTTTTACTGATGACTTCCTGGATGGCCTTGAAGACACGATCCAGGAAGGAACCTCGGTGCATCACTCAAGGGATGCTGGTGATCAAGGTGATCGCAACAGTCTAACTGAGAGCGAAGCGTTTATTTCAGCACTTAAAGAGTTTCAGAGGGTATCAGGCCTGCCTGCCACAGGGGTGTTTGACGAGGCCACTAAACAGGCAATGAACAAACCAAGGTGCGGAGTCCCCGACAAGGAGATTGACCTGGACACCCCTGTAGCACCTGAGAACAGCAGTGCCTCAGATACTGAAAACAGTTCCAGCAACACTTTTATTGAGACTGAAAGTAATAACACAGCCAGTAATATAACCACTGATACTTATTTTGGTAGTCTTAACTCATTTGAAGATGACATATTCAATGGAAATGACACACAAAGTATTCTAACAGGCATTTCTAATTACACCAGCATGAATTACACAGACTTCTATGATCCCTTTTTAAATAACACTTCTCCAAATAGCGCGCATTACATCACCATGGATGGTCAAGTGGTAAATATCAGCGTGAGCACCCATCAGAGCGAAGCAGTGCAACGCAGGAAACGTCACCTCGCCGCACTTGTGTCCAAAAGCAGACGCAAGAGAGATTTGAGTGAAACGGGCTACATGGCCTTCTCTAAGAGGATGTTAAAATGGAGGCTGATAGGAGAAGGTTACAGCAGCCAGCTGTCCATAGAAGACCAGAGGTACATCTTCAGACTGGCCTTCAGGATGTGGAGCGAGGTGTCTCCGCTGGAGTTTGTGGAGGATACACGTTCCCCGCTGGAGGATGTTGATATCAGGCTGGGCTTTGGCACAG GAAGGCATCTGGGCTGCAATCAGAGGTTTGATGGCACTGGTCAAGAATTCGCCCACGCCTGGTTCCTGGGTGATATACACTTTGATGACGACGAACATTTCACTGCTCCCAATGCTGGCAGTGGGATCAGCCTTCTCAAA GTAGCAGTTCATGAGATTGGCCACGTTTTGGGTCTACCCCACATCTACAGAGCTGGCTCTATAATGCAGCCGAGCTATCTGCCCCAGGAGACAGGCTTTGAGATGGACTGGATGGACAGGAAGGCCATACAGCACCTCTATG GGGCCTGTAAGGGTCGATTCAACACAGCATTTGATTGGATCAGGAAGGAGAGGACGCCCTACGGGGAGGTTGTCATCCGCTTTAACACCTATTTCATGAGAGACGGATGGTACTGGCTATATGAGAACAGACACAACCGGACACGCTTTGGGGATCCAGTTGCACTGCAGGCTGGCTGGCGTGGGATTCCCGTGGATGGAGTGGATGCCTATGTGCATGTGTGGTCCAGAAAAAGAGATGCTGTGTACTTCTTTAAAG GTGCTCAGTTCTGGAGGTATGACACTGAGAATGACCAGGCATATAGACAGGACCCTGAAGGTCACCACTATCCAAGGTTAATCTCTGAAGGTTTCCCAGGGGTGTTCAGTCCCATTGACACAGCCTTTTATGACAGGAGGGACTCTCGCATCTACTTCTTCAGAGGCACTCTT GTGTATGCATTCGACGTGGAAGCCAACAGCTTGGCAAGAGGCTTCCCCAAAAACATCAGAGATGTTTTCCCTCCAGTGGTGAGCGGGGACCATCCAGATGGCAACATCGACGCTGCCTACTTCTCCTACACCCACAATGCCATCTTTCTACTCAAGGGCACACACTTCTGGCAGGTGGTGGGCAGCCGCGAACGCTGGCGCCGGCCCTTTCTGCCGCAAAATGGCCTGCTGCCACACAAGGAGGTGGATCAACACTGGTTCGACATCTGCAACGTTCATCCCACTGCACTCAAACTAACTCGCTGA